The genomic interval ATCCGCGGGGTCGGCATCCGGGCCGGATCCGCGATCTGGCGGCCGATTCGCACGGCATCGTGTGGGTGACCACGCCCGAGACGGGCATCACGCGCTACAACCCGGCAACGAACGACTGCCGGCACTTCGAGCAGGAGCCCTATACGGTGAGCTACAACATCGATACGCTGACGAAGATCGCCGAGGGCGGCGGGCGGCTGTGGATCAAGATGAACAACTGGGGCTTCGGCTACTACGACCGCGAGCGCGACGTGGTGGAGCCCTTCTACAACGACCCGAAACGCCCGGATTGCCAGATGACCAACGCCGTGGTGCGTTTCGACGTGCAGGACGACGTGCTGTGGCTGTCGACCTACAGCGAGCGGGGTTTGCGCAAGGCGGTACTGCTGCGTCAGCCCGCGGAGGTCTTCACCCTGGAATCGGAGTCTGCGAATCCGCTTTCGGGCGAGATCCGGGCGCTGATGACCGACAGCCGGGGCCGGGTGTGGGTCGGGACACGCGACGGCGAACTGATCGCCTTCGATGCTTCGAACCGCCCGGTTTACACGCTTCCGCGGCAGACACCGCGCGGTACGGGGATGATCTATGCCTTGCGCGAGGATTCGTCGGGGAATATCTGGGTGGGGACCAAGGGCGAGGGGCTCTACCGCATGACTCCGGCGGGCAAAGGGTATCGGATCACCCACTTCATGCACGCCGATTCGGACCCGTGGTCGCTGAGCGACAACCAGGTCTACTGCGTCGAGGAGGATGACGAGGGGCGCATCTGGGTGGCGACCTACGGCGGGGGCATCAACCTGCTGGAGGACCCCGCAGGTCAGCGCTTCCTCCATGCCGGGAACCAGATGTCGCACTATCCGCTGGATGAGGCGGGGCGGGTGCGGTGGCTGCTGTACGACCGTCCGGACCGGATGCTGGCCGCCACGGTCGACGGACTGCTGGTTTTCGATCCGGGAGTCCCGGCGCGCCAGATGCGTTTCCGCCTGGTGCAGAAGATCCCGGGAGACGCCTCGTCGCTGGGCAACAACGACATCATCCACATGCTCAAGGACAGGGAAGGTCGCATCTGGCTGGCGACCTTCGGCGGCGGGCTGAACCGCATCGAGGGCTACGACGAAACGGGAACGCCGCGCTTCCGGTGCTATGACATGACGAGCGGCCTGGTAAGCAACATCTGCATGGCCGTGACCGAGGACCGGCAGGGCGACCTCTGGGTCTCGACGCATAACGCCGTGTCGCGGTTCGACCCGCGGCGCGAGCGCTTCTCGAACTACTACCTCTACGACAACATGCGCAGTGCGATCTTCAGCGAGGCAACGGCGCTGACACTGCCGCACGGCGACGTGCTTTTCGGCAGCGGACGCCACCTCTACCGCTTCGATCCCGAGGCGATGCGCTCGGCGAAGATCGACTACAACCTGCGCTTCACGGGGCTCGACGTGCGCAACAAACCCGTGGTTGCCGCGGAACGGCGCTCGCCGCTGTCGGAGTCGGTGACGGAGGCCGACCGGATCGTGCTGCCGTACGACTTCTCGAATTTCCGCCTGGAGTTCGCGTCGCTGAACTACGCCATGCAACACATGGCGGGCTACATGTACAAACTCGAAGGTTACGACAAGGACTGGAACATCTCGGGTTCGACGAACCGCGCAACCTACTCCAACCTGCCGATCGGCGACTACCGCTTCCGGGTCCGGGCCTTCGTGGGCAATGCGGATTCGGCCGACGAGGGAATTTCGATCGGGGTGGAGGTGTTACCCCCTCCCTGGCTTACGTGGTGGGCCAAGACACTCTACGTGCTGCTGGCGCTGACGGCGGTCATCGTCGGCAGCCGCATCGCCTGGAGCGTGATGCGGATCCGTCGCGAGGCGGCTGTCGAGCAGAACCTCACGGACCTCAAGCTGCGCTTCTTCACCAACATCTCGCATGAACTGCGCACGCCGCTGACGCTGATCCTGGGCGGGATCGAGGATGTGCGCAAACACGACCGGCTCTCGCCCCGCGGCGAGAGCAGCCTGACGCTGGCCCATCGCAATGCGCGGCGGATGCTGGCGCTCATCAACCAGCTGCTCGACTTCCGCAAGATCGTCAAGGAGAAGATGGAGCTGAAGATTTCGCGCGTGGACCTCGTGCCGCTGGTCGAGGATGCGCTGGACGACTTCCGCGAAATGGCCTCCGAACGGCGGATCGAGCTGTTGTTTACGGTGTCGTGCCGTTCGGTGCTGGCGTGGGTGGACCCCGAACGCATGGAGAGCGTGGTCTACAACCTGCTGTCCAACGCCTTGAAGTTCACGCCCGAAGGGGGACGTATCGAGGTGATTCTCTCGTTGCGCGAGGCCGAGGAGTGCGTGCTGCTGACCGTGCGCGACACGGGCATCGGCATCCCGAAGGACAAGCAGGAGCATATTTTCGAACGTTTCGCCCAGGCCTCGCGTGCCGTGGACCACAACATGAAGGGTTCGGGCATTGGGCTCTCGCTGTGCCGCGACATCGTGACGCTGCACCACGGGGAGATCTCCGTCGAGAGCCGTCCGGGCGAAGGCGCGGCCTTCACGGTGAAGCTGCGCCTCGGGAATGCCCATTTCGGGATGGAGCAGATCGACTTCACGGGGGCGGACAACGCCGGGAACGGGCGCGCGCACGACTACATGGTCAGCGACTTCACCCCGGCCGACAGCCAGCGCCGCACGGATGTCCAGCCGCCGAAGGATGCCCAGAAAATCCTGCTCGTGGAGGATAATCGCGAGCTTCGGATCTTCCTGTACAACAGCCTGATCGATTCCTACCACGTCGTGGAGGCCGACGACGGCGCCGAGGCGCTCGAAAAGATCCGCAGCGAACAGCCCGACATCATCGTTACGGACCTGATGATGCCGCGCATGGACGGCATCGAGCTCATCGACAAGGTGCGCCACGACTTCACGATGAGCCACCTGCCGATCATCATGCTCACGGCCCGCCACTCGCCCGACGACCGCGTCAAGGCGATGGAGTTCGGGGCCGACGGCTACATCACCAAGCCGTTCAGCATCGAGCTGCTGCTGGCGCGCATCGACAACCTGCTGACGCAACGCCGCAAGCTCTTCGAGAAGTTCTCGGCGCAGTCGGCGCGGAACAAGGTCGTGGAGCTGGCCGTGGAGGATGTCGTCGTCACGGACCGCGACGAAGCGTTCCTGAAGAACGTCATGTCGTGGCTGGGCGAGCACATCGAGAATTCGGACCTGACGATCGACCAGCTGGCCTCGCACCTGGGATTGGGGCGCACGACGATGTACAACAAGCTGAAGAGCCTGACGGGCAAGTCGCCCGTGGAGCTGATCAAGGAGTACCGGATCACCAAGGCGCAGCTGCTGCTGCGCACGGGGCAGTTCTCCGTGTCGGAGGTTGCCTACAAGGTGGGTTTCTCGGACCCGGGCTATTTCAGCCGCTGTTTCCGGGAGCAGTACCGCATGTCGCCGGCCGAATACCTCAGGACGCACAATCTGAAACAAAACCAGGATAAAGATACCAAGAGCGTATGAAACGATTGATTCTTCTTGCGGCGGCGTGTGCCGTTGCCGCGACCTCGTGTACCTCGCGCCGGGCGCTGTACGACTCCGGCGAACCGTTGGCTCTGCGGATGGCGCAGAGCGAAATCGCCCGCAATCCGTCGCCGACGACCCTCGACGGAATCCCCGCCGGGAAGGTGAAGTGGAACTACACCACGGGACTGGAACTGCTGGCGATCCGCGATGCGGGTGCGGCCTACGATGCTCCGGAGCTGATCCGCTATGCGGACCGCTACTACGACACGATCGTGCGGCCGGACGGCGAGGTGCTGACCTACCGCAAGTCGAAGTACAACCTCGACCACATCTGCCCGGGGCGTTCGCTCTTCGAGCTCTACGACCGCACGGGCGAGGCGCGTTACCGGCAGGTGCTGGATACGCTCTTCGTGCAGCTGCAGGAGCAGCCGCGCAATGCCGACGGCGGCTTCTGGCACAAGCAGATCTACCCGAACCAGATGTGGCTGGACGGCCTCTACATGGCCGAACCCTTCTACGCGGAGTATGTCATGCGCTACCTTGCCGACCGGGAGGATGTGCCCTGTGCGTCGTACTGCGAGGATATCGTCCGCCAGTTCACCACCGTCGCGCACCATACCTACGACCCCGAAACGGGACTCTACCGCCACGCCTACGACGATTCGCGGGCGATGTTCTGGTGCGACTCGATCACGGGACAGTCGGCCCATGCCTGGTGCCGGGCGATGGGGTGGTACGCCATGGCGATTGTCGAGACGCTGCAGTACCTGGGCGTCAATGAGACCACGCAGCCGATGGTCGACATCCTGGGGCACATCTACGAAGTGCTGCCGAAGTACGCCGATCCCGCCACGGGCATGTGGTATCAGGTGCTCGACCAGCCGGGGCGCGAGGGCAACTACCTCGAATCGACGGGTTCGGCGATGTTCGTCTACGCACAGCTGAAGGGCGTGCGGCTGGGTTATCTTCCGGCGTCGATGCGCGGGGAGGCGCTGCGCCGTTACGAGCAGTTCGTGGAGCGCTTCGTGCGGGAGAATCCCGACGGGACGATTTCGCTTACGGACTGCTGTGCCGTGGCCGGTCTGGGCGGCAAGCAGATGCGCAGCGGGACGTTCGACTACTACATCTCGGAGCCGGTCA from uncultured Alistipes sp. carries:
- a CDS encoding two-component regulator propeller domain-containing protein, whose amino-acid sequence is MKRPLLILLLTFAAFFPPLFAAAPPQCLFRTYSTLDGLTHDRIADIYTDSRGFVWVCTWYGVSRFDGYTFKNFSTSPGDFSPLSHHRFIAVSEDSNGHLWFTTYNHHVYRLNRYTERFEDAVSLIEGIDSQHYRATHCLHDRRGGTWVAIAGSGVVRFRDRADDSPVEVDAFFESSALGGDVSAIHLGEGGDVWIASAEGHLNRIAGDETLRVRRVAEMPSPGFSFAADESHVYCLTADAVVRAGKQGDSAVRIPGAGAALTAIVSDSVFRRVYVGSRAGDLYRVEGERLSPLHPRGRHPGRIRDLAADSHGIVWVTTPETGITRYNPATNDCRHFEQEPYTVSYNIDTLTKIAEGGGRLWIKMNNWGFGYYDRERDVVEPFYNDPKRPDCQMTNAVVRFDVQDDVLWLSTYSERGLRKAVLLRQPAEVFTLESESANPLSGEIRALMTDSRGRVWVGTRDGELIAFDASNRPVYTLPRQTPRGTGMIYALREDSSGNIWVGTKGEGLYRMTPAGKGYRITHFMHADSDPWSLSDNQVYCVEEDDEGRIWVATYGGGINLLEDPAGQRFLHAGNQMSHYPLDEAGRVRWLLYDRPDRMLAATVDGLLVFDPGVPARQMRFRLVQKIPGDASSLGNNDIIHMLKDREGRIWLATFGGGLNRIEGYDETGTPRFRCYDMTSGLVSNICMAVTEDRQGDLWVSTHNAVSRFDPRRERFSNYYLYDNMRSAIFSEATALTLPHGDVLFGSGRHLYRFDPEAMRSAKIDYNLRFTGLDVRNKPVVAAERRSPLSESVTEADRIVLPYDFSNFRLEFASLNYAMQHMAGYMYKLEGYDKDWNISGSTNRATYSNLPIGDYRFRVRAFVGNADSADEGISIGVEVLPPPWLTWWAKTLYVLLALTAVIVGSRIAWSVMRIRREAAVEQNLTDLKLRFFTNISHELRTPLTLILGGIEDVRKHDRLSPRGESSLTLAHRNARRMLALINQLLDFRKIVKEKMELKISRVDLVPLVEDALDDFREMASERRIELLFTVSCRSVLAWVDPERMESVVYNLLSNALKFTPEGGRIEVILSLREAEECVLLTVRDTGIGIPKDKQEHIFERFAQASRAVDHNMKGSGIGLSLCRDIVTLHHGEISVESRPGEGAAFTVKLRLGNAHFGMEQIDFTGADNAGNGRAHDYMVSDFTPADSQRRTDVQPPKDAQKILLVEDNRELRIFLYNSLIDSYHVVEADDGAEALEKIRSEQPDIIVTDLMMPRMDGIELIDKVRHDFTMSHLPIIMLTARHSPDDRVKAMEFGADGYITKPFSIELLLARIDNLLTQRRKLFEKFSAQSARNKVVELAVEDVVVTDRDEAFLKNVMSWLGEHIENSDLTIDQLASHLGLGRTTMYNKLKSLTGKSPVELIKEYRITKAQLLLRTGQFSVSEVAYKVGFSDPGYFSRCFREQYRMSPAEYLRTHNLKQNQDKDTKSV
- a CDS encoding glycoside hydrolase family 88 protein, yielding MKRLILLAAACAVAATSCTSRRALYDSGEPLALRMAQSEIARNPSPTTLDGIPAGKVKWNYTTGLELLAIRDAGAAYDAPELIRYADRYYDTIVRPDGEVLTYRKSKYNLDHICPGRSLFELYDRTGEARYRQVLDTLFVQLQEQPRNADGGFWHKQIYPNQMWLDGLYMAEPFYAEYVMRYLADREDVPCASYCEDIVRQFTTVAHHTYDPETGLYRHAYDDSRAMFWCDSITGQSAHAWCRAMGWYAMAIVETLQYLGVNETTQPMVDILGHIYEVLPKYADPATGMWYQVLDQPGREGNYLESTGSAMFVYAQLKGVRLGYLPASMRGEALRRYEQFVERFVRENPDGTISLTDCCAVAGLGGKQMRSGTFDYYISEPVIENDCKGVGPFIWASMEYDRARGRL